A genomic window from Watersipora subatra unplaced genomic scaffold, tzWatSuba1.1 SCAFFOLD_128, whole genome shotgun sequence includes:
- the LOC137410206 gene encoding piggyBac transposable element-derived protein 2-like has protein sequence MANSKHLFDHHKVLDILESIDCNESEDGGGDDSEIDEDFRPDELNEEEDSECDDDENVPLAKILTKSSTENMETPVFTWVNRKFKPPDSQFTGTKVAAPDSQKTDTPLGYFQRFVTQEMIENIVNQTNMYSVQKNGVSINTTSKEIEQVLGMYFHMGLVRMDGVRQYWAANTRYDPVASVMSRNRFQQILRTLHFVDNMAVSDCTKKKDRLWKLRPWLHKMRENCLKLTPSEHCSIDEMMCAYRGKTSSIRQYIKGKPHPWGFKIWGRADPAGMLYDFDVYQGGSGTRTKLGQGGDVVMMLTSTLETGRNYKIYADNLFTSLPLMVELKKKCMFYTGTVRQNRMGKCELKSEKELKKQGRGASDERVERTHNISAVRWFDNRAVTMLSTLTGCEPVVSAKRWDKTTKQQKDVTMPSVIGDYNRNMGGIDLLDSYLAKYRYKMRSRRWYMYIFWHFVNVALVNAWNMYRREHSLLKLPKDDLLLQRHFQSTLANSLVHVAAQRKRGRPSEASCISTVVTPKRQTRPSYDTSHDNHDHWPLKDSKRGR, from the exons ATGGCCAACTCAAAGCATCTCTTTGATCATCACAAAGTTCTTGACATTTTGGAAAGTATTGATTgtaatgaaagtgaagatggTGGAGGTGATGACAGTGAAATTGATGAAGACTTTAGACCAGATGAACTGAACGAAGAG GAAGATTCAGAGTGTGATGATGATGAGAATGTACCGCTTGCTAAAATATTGACAAAATCGTCTACCGAGAACATGGAAACGCCAGTTTTTACATGGGTAAACAGAAAGTTCAAACCTCCTGATAGTCAATTTACTGGAACCAAAGTTGCTGCTCCTGATAGCCAAAAAACTGACACTCCCCTTGGTTACTTTCAAAGGTTTGTGACGCAAGAAATGATTGAAAACATAGTGAATCAAACAAATATGTACAGCGTCCAGAAGAATGGAGTTTCAATCAATACTACGTCTAAAGAAATTGAGCAAGTCTTAGGCATGTACTTTCACATGGGCCTAGTTCGCATGGATGGAGTTCGGCAATATTGGGCAGCTAACACTCGATATGATCCGGTAGCTAGTGTAATGAGTCGCAACCGGTTTCAGCAAATTCTTCGAACACTACACTTTGTGGACAACATGGCTGTGTCTGATTGTACTAAAAAGAAAGACAGGTTGTGGAAGCTGAGGCCTTGGTTACATAAGATGCGTGAAAACTGTCTCAAGCTCACTCCATCCGAGCACTGCAGCATTGATGAAATGATGTGTGCTTACAGGGGAAAAACTAGCTCCATACGGCAATACATCAAAGGCAAGCCTCATCCATGGGGGTTCAAAATTTGGGGTCGAGCAGATCCAGCTGGAATGCTCTATGACTTTGATGTTTACCAAGGAGGAAGTGGTACAAGGACCAAACTTGGGCAAGGAGGGGATGTTGTGATGATGCTTACTTCAACACTGGAAACTGgcagaaattacaaaatatatgcCGACAATTTATTCACAAGCTTGCCATTGATGGTTGAGCTAAAgaaaaaatgtatgttttacaccGGGACAGTGAGACAAAACAGAATGGGAAAATGTGAGTTAAAATCTGAAAAAGAACTTAAAAAACAAGGTCGCGGAGCTAGTGATGAAAGAGTCGAAAGAACGCACAACATCAGTGCTGTACGCTGGTTTGATAATCGTGCTGTCACTATGCTTTCCACCCTGACTGGCTGTGAGCCAGTTGTCTCTGCTAAACGCTGGGACAAAACTACTAAACAACAAAAAGATGTTACCATGCCATCAGTTATAGGTGACTATAACCGTAATATGGGGGGAATTGATCTGCTTGATTCTTACTTGGCCAAGTACAGGTACAAAATGCGATCTAGGCGgtggtatatgtatatattttggcaCTTCGTCAATGTTGCTTTGGTAAATGCGTGGAATATGTATCGTAGAGAGCATTCACTATTGAAACTGCCAAAAGATGATCTTCTTCTTCAGCGTCACTTCCAGTCAACACTTGCAAACAGTCTAGTGCACGTTGCTGCTCAACGTAAACGGGGTCGGCCCTCAGAAGCATCTTGTATTTCAACTGTGGTAACTCCAAAACGGCAAACCCGGCCTTCCTATGACACCAGTCATGATAATCATGATCACTGGCCACTAAAAGACAGTAAGAGAGGAAGAT